The window ACAAATGCAGGAACTCCCTCTGGTGATGATTTCAGGTAAAAACATCTTGGCCATAACCCGTGCGTGTGCAGTTATCTTCTGTGCATCTCTCTGTCCTCTAGATATCAGTGGGTACCCTATTTCCATTCGGCTTTCCCCAAGTCAAACCATCAAGCCCACCTATCCCCTAGGAACCTCATCTGGATTTCctcattagttcattcattcaaggCTGGGCAGATCGAAATACTGGTGGTGCCCCTGCTGATTAGCCAGAGGCAATGAATCTTAGTTCTTGATTGGAAACTGCATTAAAGATTCAATATCATATGGgtataaagagatttaaaatcctcccttcccccccccccctcctttcaATACCTTTTCAGAGCTTCTCTGCTATGccctagaatataaactccaggAGATTGTTGTCTCTCTGGTTCACTGGTATCTCCCTACCTGGCACCTAGGTAGGTACTAGGGTAGACGTTTggtttttaggtttatttattctgagagagataagagaaagtgtgagcgggggaggggcagagagagagagacagacagaaagagaaagagagccccaagcaggctccacactgtcagcacagagcctgacacagggctcaatccctcgaaccatgagatcatgacctgggcccaaaccaagagtcagacattcaaccgactaagcctcccaggAACCCTTAGGGTAGACATTTAATacctatttaataaatgaatggatgaattaatgaaCCTTAACACTTGATGCAAAGTAGGGTATACTACAAAAATATGTTCACGGACTGGATGATGGATGGTTTAAGGAATTTTTCAGGTGTTGCAATAGTATTGTATTGTGAAAAGTAGGTAAGGTGAGCGGAGGGGATTCCAGTGGAGTCATAATATTAGAGAGAATGAGCTGGCAAGGTAGgattattttaagtgtttgatGATGTAGATCCTACTTGGTGACATACACTCCTAAGAAGGCTCACCAACAGGAAACATAAGAAGCTTTTTCAAGTCCTTAAAGAGATTGGGGCTTTTGGTAATATTCTGCCTTACGGGGTGTGCGTGCATTAGTCCACTGGTAAGGGAtgtgtgtcttttatttatttgtcaagcCTCTCCTTGGTGGACACTAATCTGCCATCTGAAGCGGAGCCAGACCTGCGCAGTTTCATTGCTAAGCGTCTTTCTAAGGGAGCAGTGTTTGAAGGGCTGGGTAATGTTGCATCTGTGGAGCTGAGGTAAGTGTAAAATGTGCTGTGTCCTGAATTTTCCTTTCTGGGCTAAATATGAGAAGTGATGAGAAATTCCAAACGATCAGCTCTTACTAGACTTGCAAAGTGCATCTTTGTTCCCTGGCGGCCTGAGCACTgggtctctctctcacacacacacacatttgtagaATGGAATTACTTGAATGGCAGACTCTGCCTCCTAAGTGCACTTGTTTAGTCTTGCACTTGGAAGAGGAGAGTTAATTACCAAAACGAAAGGTGTACACTTGACAGTCTGTAAAGTGCTTTCACAAACTTCGATGCCATTCTCTCTACAAAGGGGTCAAAGAGCAGAGAAGCAAATATAGTCAAAGACACTAAGATCACAAGGCTGGTCATGTTGATGGAGTTCAGGTGTAAAAACATAGGTGTCCTCCGTTGAATTCCATCTATCTTTCCATTACATCCCTTGACTGTAGTTCACTTCAGAATATGATTTTAGCATCGAGTCCCCTCGGAGGACAGCCACAGGCCAAAGATAAAGCCACAGGATAAACATGTTGTATCTGCCTGGAGCGTCAGGgtttaggggagagagagaacgtggttatatttatgtaaatgtggATATACCAAGAATGACAAGAgaatttgtatgtgtttttcaCGTAAGAGAGGAGAATTCAAAGGAGTTCTGTTAGGTGCTGCTTTCGCTAAAGCCCATGATGGCACATGTTAATTTTCTTCTGCTATTACAAGTAAACCAAGGAAAAGTCTAGGAAGTTCCGACCCTGTTTGCAATCTAACAGTATTGCCAGATCCAGATGATCAGGGTTCAGAGCAGTCTGTAAAATTAGGTGCATGAGTTAGCAAAATACTACATTttactggtttttcttttccaggattccAGATTACCGGGTCGGTTGTTATTACTGTCTTTTCCAGCAAGAAAAGCTGCTTCCTGAAACAGCAACAGTGGACTCTGAACGTAACGCTTCAGAGTATGTGGTCTGTTTTTTAGGAGGGTCTGAAAAAGGACTTGAGCTAtatcctttcttttgtctttgatggtatcaggaagaaaaacatgGGAAGCCAGGTGGAGGAGTATTACTACCAACCTCCAAAGAGCTTTTCTACCCCTTAAGTGTTTGCTTCATTTCATACCTTCATACGACCACTTTGTCTTTGAATTTACAGTTTTCATTGAGAGATTTTATATTTCCCATTGAGAGATAAAAACAGTCTTGATCCTTTATTGCTTCCTTAAGAACGTACTTTCAGGCTTGAATTGGACAAGTACATTCAAGGCCTGAAAAATAACATGAACTGTGAGGTAAGATGATTGTTTTAACTATTCAGCTTGAGATGATTAACATACTATAACTGCTGTACTTATGAAACCAAATAGGTGGATACAAAGACACACAGATTCTAAAAATGTACTGCTTTATGGGCTAGAAGGGTACTTGTTAAGAGAAGCAGGGAACCTAGTCCTGTAAGTGCTCTAAGTTTCACAAGACTGCTTCTAATATTTTGTATCCATGAAAGATATGCTCTATTAAATTCATTGTATATGGTTAACTTGCCAAGAAGGAAGAGTATGCTCTTTTCCTGGTTTCTAGGCCCCTAAGATTTATATTCTGGTCAGAACTAATGCCCATGAAGAAGCCTCTGGCACAAAAGACATGCTATATAGTGGTCTGACTGCCCTTGAACTCAACATcaaagatttttagaaaaattccatttttcattaaTCGATCTTTTGTGAATTAGACACATCTGTATTGATTAATTTATCCATACCTTTAAAAAACTACACACTCCACTTGTGGCAGTTGCTAAAGTCGTTAAGAATTACGACTTTACTACCCATTACACGTGGTAACAATTCCTTTTACTTGTCATGAGCTTACAAGTTCCTGCAGGAAGGAGAGCATAGGAGTAAGCCAGAGCAATGAGTCCGGGGCAAGCTGCTCTCCCAGAGTGGAGCTCTTCTGCTAGTCCCCAGTGAGCAGCACAGCCCAGAAAACCAGATATGCTCAGCCCAGAAAACCAGATATGCAGCATGTCTGACAGCTGGAGTGCTTTGATGAGCTAACTTGTGTGTCCTTCTCTGATCCCGTTCGCATGTGAATGAGCTGTCTCATTCCTTCAGCCTTTCAGCAGGTGCTTTATAAGCTCACACATGGATGTTTCAGGCACTCCCAGGTGCTGAAGAGACAAGAATTATTAAGAGAGTATCTCCTGGGGGgcctggctgactcagctggtagagcatgacTCTTATCTCAGAGCTGTGAATTTCATCTCTcctttggtgtagagattactgaaaaataaaatcttaaaagaagaaaatctccaGAGTGCACACGGTAtgctggggggagtgggggagatggACAAGTAAGTGCCCAACATTTCCCAGTGACAACATAGCATGGAACCCTATTGATTTGGTCTCTTTGTTTTATGTAATGCATttctaagtgtgtgtgtttttttggtttggttttgtttttaaaataggtttcacaccaaacatggggcttgaactcacaaccctgagatcaagagtcccatcccatgctctaccaactgaaccagccaggtgctccttaagAAATTCAGTACAGAATTAATCCCCACTGTGCTCAGCAAGCCTAGGAAAATTATATCACAATTCCTTTTTTTGAGTTGGTCGTGTTAGCTTGAAAAAAGGAAGTGTCTATCCCCAGTTCTTTACACTGTAAAGAGTATcatgaattggggcacctgggtggcttagtcagttgatggtctgactcctgatttcatctcaggtcatgatcccagcgtagTGGGATccagacctgcatcgggctctgtgctgagcatggagcctgctggggattctctctctctctccccctctgcctttcttccctttgtgtgtgtgctccctctctctctcaacaaataaatagataactaCATATCGTGAAGAAAATGTTAAGTCCACTAAAGTGAAGGCTTATATTAAACCAAATAACATTCTTTCTTAATCTAGGAAAGGGGACTGGAGAACCATATAAAATCCTACTTGAGCAGCTGGTTTGAGGATGTTGTATGCCCAATCCAAAGGGTGGTTCTTCTCTTTCAGGAGAAGCTTACCTTTCTGCTGCATGCCGTGAGTATTGCCCAAACAAAAGCATTTCTTTAATTGAGAGTCACGTTGACAGAGTCTGGATTATTTAAAGACATACTCACTGTCTCTGAACATTACTTTTTCCCTCCTGAATATTCAAACTATGCTTGCAATCGGGATAGACCACTTTGTTTACTGAGATCTAGAAAGTTCTATTCCTAAGGTAGAATCACAAATACTAAATCTTCCTAAtaggataaacatttttaaataatactttttgaAGTGATCTGGGAGAAGTATAATTTCCaaaacaatttgaaaaggaaaataaaaatccaaagtgATTTTAACCATATAAAAATGtccaaataggggcgcctggctggctcagtcagtaaaacatACAACCCTTAATCTTGGGGATGTaaattctagccccacattggggatagagtttacttaaaaaaaaaaagatgccagatgaaaaatgaaaaatgcattaaCATATCCAGGCAATGGGGAAGGCTAGAGTATATGGCCAGGCTTTTATGTAAATATGTGGTGGGTAAATTCAGTGGAGACTGGATGGTCCATGAGACCAGGGTGGTAAAGCACGTTTTAGACTGCCCACTGACGCCTCTAAACAAGGCTCTGGGGAGTTCTGGGCTAGTGCCCATCAAGCACCGTCTAGTACAGTGGTTATTGGGGAAGCTGAAGTTTAGTCTCAAGTAGCTGCTCAATAAGGAAAACTGATACATGTATCAActaggctttatttttctcttgtaggCTCTCAGTTATACCCCTGTTGAAGTTAAAGAAtcagatgaaaaaacaaagagagacatTAACAGGTAAAGAACAGTTTTGCAAGGAGGGAACCTTTTCCACAACAAGCCTGATATACATCTttaactccccacccccacccccaccccagaatgAATTTGCTTTCTCCCTTCTATCCTGTAATACTGTGTGTGGAAAAGAACTTGTGTGTACGGCAGGTTTCTGAGCGTAGCCAGTCTTCAAGGCCTCATCCACGAAGGCACCATGACGTCTTTGTGCATGGCCATGACAGAGGAGCCGCGTAAATCTGTGGTCATCGATTGTAGTAGCTCCCAGCCCCAGTTCTACAATGCAGGTGAGCGCAACTTCTGAGGCAGCCTTCCTGGCACCCTTGGGAGCCTCTGTTTTTGCACCGAAAACACATGATACAAATTTATCCATCCTGCCTTGTGCAGTTGTACATGTTTATCTCAAACTCACCAAAAACAATAGCAATCCTAGAACCAGGATTGCTGGTTAGAATAGAATCCATGGAAATCCTGCCATGCCAGGCAATTCCCCTCCTGTGTATATAGAGAAATTCTCGTATGTGTGCATAAGGAAACaagtacaaaaatgttcataaagGCGTCATTTGGAATAGCAAAGACTGGAAGCAAATGTTTATCAACAGGAAGATTGAAAAACTTATATTTGTACAGTGGAGTTCTACATAGCAGCAAAAATGCATGAACTAGAGCTGTGTGCCTTGGTATAGCTCAGAAGCATACTATTTAGTGGATCagctattaaagaaaaatacataacattttaACGTATGCAAAGTAGTACTATCTAGGGCTTAGAGATAAAAAGAAGTAGGTGGCAAAagttctctgcccctttcccgcttatgctcatgctctctcaaaaataaaaaaaatatttaaaaataaataagtgggaatAATAATCCTTTCTGATGGGAAAGGAGGGGAGTGTGGGAAGAGGCACACAGGGCTCCAgccagttgttttttgttttgttttgttttttaatatttatttttgagagagagacagagtgtgagtaggggaggggcagagagagaggcaggcacagaatctgaagcaggttccaggcgctgagctgtcagcccagagcccgacgtggggcttgaacttgggaatgacgagatcatgacctacactgaagttggatgcttaactgactgagccacccaggcgccccgccagtTGGTATTTCTTAGCCAGGTgttgagtaaattatttttttagactgTTACAGAAGTCTTAAATAATTCACTAtaagtgtttttatcaagaaagaaaatcccGACGTACACACATAttgaatcatcatgttgtacacttgaaactaatatatgtcATTTACACctgttaataaataaatggaacaaatgtCTTATGCTTTgtaggatttcatttttattcgtttaatttttctaaaataccttATAGGAAGCAACCGGTTTTGTGAGGATTGGATGCAGGCTTTTTTGAATGGCGCTGAAGGAGGTAACCCTTTTCTTTTTCGACAAGTACTGGAGAACTTTAAACTAAAGGTAATTAATTGGCTATGTGCCAAATGCCACATATAATTTTTGTCTGAATTTTCATTAGTACCAGTGAGAGAGTAACAGATCTGCTTTACGGCTGTGATGTCTGTTAAACAGGACGTTCTCAAAACCAGAATCTCCAGCAGccatttactttatatttttcaggAGCTTCTGCATTTATATCCTTGCATTTCCAGTTAATTGGGTTGAACGCTTGCTTCCATCTCAGGCACATCAGTCTTCTAATTTGTGATGTATCTTAGTTGGGAactgtgcgtgcacgtgtgtgcgcgcgcacacacacacacacacacacacccatgcacacacaccccagttCGGTGCCTAAGGGTTCAGAATTCTGATGGGGAGGAATGTTGTTACTTTATTTAgttgattttaaaagtatttttaaaagtatttttataaagtaatttcATAAGAAATTTTGTTCTCCCATGGGCAGAGCATATTAGCAGTAAGAatgatagaaatatttaaaataaaaaacatctcAGCAATGTAAGTTGAGTTCTCAGCTGGATAGGAGATATTTTTCAGGCTTCATTATTATCTCACTAAGCACATATTTAACTGGGAAATCTTTTTCTAGGCCATACAAGACACAAATAATTTGAAGAGATTTATCCGACAGGCAGAAATGAATCATTATGCTTTGTTTAAATGCTACACGTTCCTGAAGAACTGTGGGAGTGGAGATATCCTTCTGAAGATTGTTAAAGTGGAACACGAAGAAATGCCCGAGGCCAAGAACGTGGTGGCCGTCCTCGAGGAATTTATGAAAGAAGCCCTCGCCCAAAGTTTGTGATCACACGTTTTGAGATCATTGTATTGTGAAGTCGTACATTGAAGCCTTGGTGTTTGAAACTGCACTTGTCATAATTGTCATAGGATTGCTACTTACGATTAGTTGAAACCCActctagatttttttcattttgtacttgtAAAACTTAACTTACTTAGACATAAAAATCCGAGGACCGTCTTCACTGAGTCCTAGACACACGTGTGTCAGAGTCGTGGAATTTTGGTATACCACTGGCCCCATAAATTCTAGACTTCGGGGGGTTGATGCTCAAAAATCTTGAACAGTAATTCTGTGGCTTCTCTGAGAAGTTGGCTGCAGTATTTAGCAATTTTTCCTCCCAGAAAAATTGTAATACTTCTTTCTTCAATGTATTATAGCTTCTTGAAAAAAATGTCCTCCTAGTCCTAGGACAAGATTAGCCCTCCAACACCATTTCAAAGATAGATCTGTGCATCCTGTGGGTGCTTGGATAGATTTTTTGGTCTGATTGATAATGATATAGATGATAAAACCAGCTTTTAAGTCAATACACAAATCATGAGTAAGAAattaaatgagctttaaaaatagaCGCACTAGCTTCAAGATAAAACCTTATCTCAGATGGAAAGCTACTGCGGAAGTGGCCTccatcattcatttgttcacagGTATTTTGCCAACAGCTTGTACTTTGTCTTTTCTATGAAAATGCTAGTTTTCAGATGTTAAAACAGAAAGTACATAAATTCTACAAGCAAACTGTAACATGAAGGACGCAAACAGATTCTTCATATCACAGTTACTCATTGATTtcagttttttgtatatttgttacAAGCCTCACGTTGTTTTACTCTGAATCAATTGAACGTGCCCTCAGCTGGAGCCATTTATAATTCCCACGGAAGACAACCGTAGCTACACACATATGATGGCAGTTTGTTCTGCAGCTCTTTAATAAATCCATTTGATAATGATTTTTGTTTAGAAGATCAGAAGTCTCATTCTCACTGCCGTCAGGATGCTCAGAGGAACACAAGCCCGTAAAAATCCTCTCCTAAACTCATCTAAATTC is drawn from Panthera uncia isolate 11264 chromosome E1, Puncia_PCG_1.0, whole genome shotgun sequence and contains these coding sequences:
- the CE1H17orf75 gene encoding protein Njmu-R1, encoding MLPSLQESLDGDEKELESSEEGGPAEERRPEPPPSSHYCLYSYRGSRLAQQRGDSDDGSPSGTNAGTPSGDDFSLSLVDTNLPSEAEPDLRSFIAKRLSKGAVFEGLGNVASVELRIPDYRVGCYYCLFQQEKLLPETATVDSERNASEYVVCFLGGSEKGLELFRLELDKYIQGLKNNMNCEERGLENHIKSYLSSWFEDVVCPIQRVVLLFQEKLTFLLHAALSYTPVEVKESDEKTKRDINRFLSVASLQGLIHEGTMTSLCMAMTEEPRKSVVIDCSSSQPQFYNAGSNRFCEDWMQAFLNGAEGGNPFLFRQVLENFKLKAIQDTNNLKRFIRQAEMNHYALFKCYTFLKNCGSGDILLKIVKVEHEEMPEAKNVVAVLEEFMKEALAQSL